GCCTTTGATGCCACAAGTAAGCTGATTGTTCATTCAATGCACTACGTTTAATACCTTGACTCTCAACAATAAATAGGGAATCAGAAAATTTAACATCAAGATTGAACCTATAAAGTGAATCAATCAAAGTACCACTACCATAAAAGTATTCATTACGGTACATAGAAAATACACCATGTCCAAACTTGAAATTAAAACCTAAATTATCCAATTTACTTAATGATATAAGATTTCTAGCACAATCGGGTACATAGAGACAATCTGTAAGATCTATATGACAACCAGTGTCTAAGATTAATCTGTAAGTCCCAATGCCCTCAATGCGTGCTTTCATCCTGTTTCCCATGGATATAAACTGTTCAGCTCCTCTTATGGGCTGGATCATATGATATCCCTGTTTAATGTGAGAAATATGAGTAGTTGCACCAGAATCTAACCACCAAGTATTACTAGGTACTTCTATAAGATTTGATTCAAAGCAAACAAAACTATAATGTTTACCTTTCTTTTCAAACCATGCCTTCCTTTTAGGACAATCCTTCTTGAAATGTCCAGGTTTCTTGCAAAAGTGACACTTTTTTTCTTTCTGGATCGCACTTTCAGGTCCTTTAAAGAAAGACTTTCCCTTCTTACCATTCTTACCCTTCTTACTCGGTTTGGCCTTACTGCTGCTGGCACCATCATGACTCAGGAAATGAACAGCTTGATCTTTCATCTTCTTTAATCTCCCCTCCTCATGTATAAGCATGGCTTTTAACTCTTGATAGTTTCATTTATCTTTAATGGTGTTATAGTTCACCTGAAACTGGCCAAACTCATAAGGTAGAGAGTTAATGATGAATTGGACCAAGAAAGTATCACTTACATCCATTCCTAAAGTCTTCAACTTTGCTGCCAGGTTAGACATGTGTGTCACATGATCATGAATCGGTTGAGACCAGTCAAACCTTTTAGTAGTCAACTCACTCATTAAACTACCAACAATTGACTTAGCAGCTAAATCCGACTGTGAACACTCCTTTACTTTGAGCATGAATTCCCTTGCTTTCTCTATTTTAGGCATGGAGGGCTTAATGTTATCAGCCATTGTCATCCTCATGAGGTGTAAACCTAACCTGTTAGATTTCTCCCAAGCCTGATAATGACACTTTTCGGCTTCGGAGCTCTGGGGTGTAATTTCTGTTGGCACCTCATCTGTCAGGATGACAATGTCCAAAGCCATTATACCCAGTGTATACTGGATCTTTAAGGCCCACTCATCATAATTAAGCCCATTGAACTTTACAAAAGAGTCAGCAGATGCAAACATATTTGGAGATGCTGCAAACATTTATACATGTTTATCTATTAGTGCTTTGAAAAACTATCATACAGATtcaaataatattatataaactTTTATACATGTACTTAAATGACCTTTGGGCAACACTTAAACACAAGTAACCATCATTGATGTTGATATATACTTTAAGAATTAATTATAACACACATGAATCAAATAAGAATGCTATCTTTGGATATACATACTATAAGACCCAATTTGTGAATAACTAATCCTTTTATATTATCAACTATATTTAATGACCCAACTTTGGGTGATCTCCCAAAATATAGATGACAAAAAATTTAATTGATCAATCGAACTATAATGTTATTTATACATCACTTTTAATCATGATCAATTAATAACTTTAATTTTAAATGTCTAAATGCAATATAACAAGGCCACTTTGGTGACTAACATGCCATATACAATAAAACATTTAAACTATATAGATATATTATCTTTCAATGCGTTAACAGTTCATAACACTAAATACCCATTATAAGAAGTGCCAATATACTGGCTATATTCTTATGTCTTTTATCTGTAAATCCGAGTAGATAGGAAAGCAAGAATGGACAAAATCCGCAATGACGATTTCAGAAAATACGCTCCTCTAAGGCTTGTCGTTAATCCAACAACCAACCATGTAAATCCTTGAATTATGTACAAAATCCACCAATGAATTGGTGAAACAGAATGAGCATTTCTTACTTTCCCAATCAAAAACTAAGCACCTAAACCAATGTATGTCGTTTGTCTATTTATGCATAAGTCTTTAATTACTCTGATCCATGtgcaaacaaacaacaacaacaacaacaacaaaaaacggACCACAGTGACAAGACAATGCAAGTGCCATTCTCATAATCACTTACCATGCCAGAAATCGATAAGCGTAAAATTTAATATGTAATAGGAATTTGCAGCGGAAAATTCTTATTGATTAACAATCAATGTTTAATCAAATTACTTTCAATATTGTAAAACTTTGACTATTATGAACCcagtaaacaaataataaatgcAAATTGGAACAATTCATACGGATGAATTTATACTTCATATATACAATTATGACCATTGTTGTGCAAATCATTTATGCCACCAGAATGCTCACCATTAATGATTTAATACGGTATGCCATCTTGATTATCATAAGTCATTACCCAATTAACAAAGAATGATATTCCATATGAGTACAATTTTATTAGCACTATTAATACCGTATCAAACAAACCAGTGAACTAATTAAGCATATTTTTAATAGGTAAATTAATCAAATCTATaccgctctgataccaaatgtaagaTAAACTTTATGATTTCGATAATGAAATCAGTCCCAAGATACAATATAGATTTGAATTAATTCAACCCTTTGTACAATTAAAAGATGGAATAAAGGACTAACCTTGGTCCATGTCTTACAGACGCAATCAATTCGATAATAAGAAGTATAGCAGATTGATTCTCCTCCTTAACCCTTCCTTTGATGTTTCTTGATGATGGAGAAGAAACTGTCTCACCCTTTCAATTTCTTTTAATCGTAGATGTTTTGTTCTTTTGTCAtgaattattaatttaattttaactcCAAGTATATATAATATATTACGTACCTTTTCGCACAACCGAAACCCGATCGTACCTTTTCGTGAAAGACGGGATATGTTAGGGTAAGGTAAGAGGGAATAATAATTCTCGGACTTTATTTACATTAATTGAATCTGATCCATCACGGTGTcgtcttttatattaaagtcccgtaatatttaatattaacttaacttttatttaaACCCGACACACATAGGCCACTcgaatattattaaatattcCAACATCTTAACCATGCTCAAAAGTCAAAACACGGATTCTGAATTAATAAGCAGAGTACGAAGCTACTCCGAATCAAATTTTTTTGGATAAATGCAGGGGCGGAATCAGGAATGAGATCTTTCTAGGACTAAATTTATAGACTATTAAAGCGTAGTAGTTAAAGAAAAATTCAAATCGTGACCACTGGAATATCCATGTATGAGTTTCCGAGTCCACGTCCCTAGGAGGAAAACAAATTTTTTGGTGTGTATTTTGTCCACTGATTAGACTAAACCAagtaaaatttatatatttttacgCACAAACCACCTTAATATTTTAATTGGAATTCCAGGAAAAAAAATATGAATCCATTGACAATTTTCAACAAAGGGTGATGGTAACTATTTTTATTAATCTTGAATGTCTCGTATTAAACATGAACAAAAAGGAACGTATCTAAAAAGAAAATAGTTAAAGTAGTTCATATACAATATTTTACATTGCATAAAATCAAGATGCAACTActtaaaaacaataaaattgaACAAAACTAAGTGTTGCAAGGGGGATCGAAACCCTGTTGTCTCAGTGGAAGAGCATCACAAAAAACAACTGTGCTACAATTCTATCATCATATATTTCTCTAATGCACCTGCCAATTCTACTGACCCAAAGTCCAAGTAAAGATGAGTCACATTAGGGAAGATAGTCTTAATATTAGGACTATTGGAAGACATTGCAACATCTCTtgcaatcaatatctatctatattaataaatgaagcttttttcgagcgattatagagtctCCACCTTTTACGAACTACTAAAATTAAAAATACATTAAAATATGAATTTAGCTAAATTGAAGATAAACTTTGGAAGTTTCAACCGTGTTaggagttattttttttttgaaattgtcatctcattaataatcaactaggcgtaggttacaatgaagataacaaaaagacaaaggaaaatcaagattgctaacgtaaaaaatacattcaaaataacTATCTAAATAAATCTTGTAATGGCGCCGCCGctccaaaatcataaatttcttgaatctatgaataatcgatgtctttgcatccttcttgatggagggaaacagtgtagccgtcttgatgtattcatccacgaaacaaatctgataatctccccgtcgattaaaacttattatattgataacaatcccacgaaaaaatggaaaaaccccgaaagaagggacggaacaacagatctcaccaaaagggagactattattgaaaataagatagatctgcataatattagttgtttaagaaagcttttgtggggcttaccatcgatgaaTGATCGATGGAAGCCCCCGAATAATAATGGAGGCTAGGTTTTTAGAGAGGGTTTTTTAGAGAGGGTTTTTTAGAGAGAGGTAGTCCTTGGGTATTTGATTAGGAATTAGGAGTTATTAGAATTTGATAGAACTTCCGATCTTTTAACTCATgtaaaaaataatcataaaagaTATAGTCTATCACTAGCACAATTTTATTGCTACCAGGAGTGAGGGCGTGAGGTAAGGGTATCTCCCTATATATAAACATGGTACTCGACCCATGTCTTTCAATGTGAAAGATCTCCACTTTGTAACTTTGTaataattaatattcatattaatattatttgatggATTGATGATTGATGTGTATTTTCTTCTTAGGTTAATGTTGCTTTATTTTGCATAATTTTGTGCATATATAGTTGACACTTTTTTTCGTGCAATTTCAGGTGCATGACAACAGGCTCCACGAAACTCATATTATGTATGGTACGTGATCATCCATGCTAATTATTTGTGATCATTGCCTTTATATAATTATGCATTGTATTTTGCCGTAGCAAGTATAAATATGGTCTTTCTACTACTCCCTCTGCCCCAATCAATTATTATCCTttgattttgacacaaaaatcatGAGACCTAATTACAATCGCGTTACATTAAACTGGTAAATTCCTAAATAATATCATAGGAAACTATTTATATACTACGTAGTATACTACTAACTTTTCGAGGAAGACTATAAAAGTAAAAAGTACAATTCTATTAACAAAAGAGTGTATTGTGCGATCCcttctcaattatttgtttacctttgccTAAATATCatccatcgatggtaagccccacaaaagctttcttaaacaactaatattatgcagatctatcttattttcaataatagtctcccttttggtgagatctgttgttccgtcccttctttcggggtttttccatttgttcgtgggattgttatcaatataataagttttaatcgacggggagattatcagatttgtttcgtggatgaatacatcaagacggctacactgtttccctccatcaagaaggatgcaaagacatcgattattcatagattcaagaaatttatgattttggagCGCGGCAGCCATTACCAAATATTTAGATAgttattttgaatgtattttttacgttagcaatcttgattttcctttgtctatttgttatcttcattgtaacctacgcctagttgattattaatgagatgacaatttcaaaaaaaaaaaaaaaaaaatatctcccataaagaataaaaaaggtaaataaaaaaAAAGCAAATAAATAAGTGAGATAGACTATGACTCTATACAGTAGTATTTAGTAATAAGTTTAACACTCAAACTCTACTATGGCTATGCATGACTTATTTTTAAACAAGGGTATTATGAATTTGATTTGTTACAAGGCACTATAAAGCATAACTTCGTCTATAATTTGGAATCATAGAGAACAACAGTCAAGTGTagcttttttttttataatgaattgtatcttcaaataaatcattcCAACTCATATTGATCACAAGAAACTCCATGTCCTTGCTGGTGAAAGGACACGGGCGTTGCCGCCGGAACCATATGATGCCCTACTAGGGGAAGACAAAACCCAAGATCCCAGTGAATTTCAAAGACAACGTCAACTAAAAGTCCCCGAAAAGGGTTTAGGAATTGGGTTTGCCACCGCCGCTACGCGGCACCGGAAATCACTATCGTAAGTCCTTTTCCAAATAGCAATCCTTATTGATGATGCAGATTGTGTGTTGCTTGCTACAACTTATCAATGAATTGTTTATTAATGGAGATTAGGTCGAAAGTCAAGCAATTAGAGAAACTCAACATTTCAACAAGGGGATAAATTTGCTGAATAAGCTACCCATGATGCAAAATTCATTTCAATGGACTGAGATTTATAATAGGATAATGAAGAAAATAAGGTTTACTTAGGTAGAGGAAGAGAGAGATTAAAAATGTGAAGCTGAGAAGAAAAGGGAACAAAGAGTGCGAGAATGACTGCATGAAGAATATTACTAATAGAATAAGGGTATATCATATATGTAAATTAACGTAGCTAAACAAATGCCCATGGGGCGATTTTTAACATATGCCTTTTGTTATTAATAGGACCCGGATAATTCCAATTATTTTGTTAGTTAGGTGTGCGATAACGTTTTATACCGAATGTATTTTAGAAGTTCGTAAACATAAATATACAGAATAAATTTTTTACATACGGATTTCTTTTTTACATACAATCAAACATAATCAAATTAACTCTAACTTCTATCTTTCGAAAACCTAATCTAATTGGTCAAAGGATTTCAACAATGATCTTAATTCAGTAATCAATTAACTAATTTAGTTGCTTTTCAATTGTTATGCACCTAAGCCATACACAACTTAGGAAATGATACATGTAATACAAACCTACATACGTACAACACAATACTTATCTTATCACAGACCTTGAAAGGACGAAAGATACAAAATTCCATCAAATGCGGGATTGAGGGCTAGCTAGCTGTTAGTAATATTCCACTCAGATACATACATGAGTTACAAAGATAATGTCATTAACAAAGACTAGAATTTATGTTAACATGGAGGTTTAAGAAAGAGATTTTGTAAACTTTTAATAATAAAGAGTTTAAGAAAGAGTTCCTAATATAGAAAGGTAAAGAATTGACCGAGACACTCCAAAGTAGAATAGATAAACAACTGATCGAGACGAAGGAGTAATTACAATAATATAATAACCTATTGTTTTTGGGAGTGCCAAAGGAGTGAATAATATAGTTTTTCTATAGTGTTTAAGTGTGTATTTATCtgagaaaaaaattcaaaagtttTTTACAAGAAATTTAATTGATACACGTTAACATTTTACAGTTACTACATTATTTTACACGATAGAATACTACAAATAGGCCTGTgtatcgcacgggcattaaatctagtatctatctatctatctatctatattaataaaggaagcttttttcgagcgattttaGAGTCTCCAACTTTCTAACACTACCTTAATTTACAAAATTAATTAGaaaaaataataatgataattaatGAACAACTAATCAACTATTATTGTAGTTTACCTCAAATCTAAAACTACTATCAATTGGAAAAATAATAACAAAGCAACTAAAATCCTATTATGCCTAAAACTACCTATATCAATCACATCTTACTCCGTATAAAATTAGCTAAAGTTTAGAATTTATCCACACGTAGTGTTCTACAAATAGAAAACTACTACTCTGTATTATGCCACTATAAAAGACACTTCATTACTTAACAAATTACactgattttttttgttttgtttctgTTTGTACGTATGATTAACTGTGTGTatggtttaatttttttttccctgtttATAGCATGATCAGATCAACTATGTGCATGGTTATGTAATATTCTTGGCAACACTACTTTAGCTTTTAATTTGTTTGTTTGAGCGTTAAACAAGCAAACAGCCATCTAATTAGcttcttttttttttgccaaGATTAAAGGGACGACAAAGTCACGCAATGACCATATACGGAGTATCATGTACGATGGTAGGTCTTATTTGATATTCAACGTTGTTATCATCGTTCTCTTTTGATTTTACTCATTTGCTAAGCTAACTACCAAAGACGATAAATTATATGGTATTCTAATACTTTTCTATTCTAATACTTTGTTCAAAAGAGCAATTAAAGTTGGAGATAACGTTGAATATAGCGCTTATGAGAGACGAGTTTCCTTATCTCATCCGCCTAATTGGGAAGTGTATTTAGCGGTAGGACAAACTTAAAATATCTCTAAAACCTATAAAAATAACGATAATTTAAAAATTTACACCAAATTTGAGACTTTTTTAAGCTTTTCGTATACTGTCTGCTATTTGTATACCATGATCATGATTTATGAGCTTTTTAATTATATTTGCATTCTTTTCACAGGAAGCAAGCCAACAACGCTAATGCATTAGCATGCATGGCTCGGAATCTTGTCATTTTTCTTTATACTAACTCCTTGTTTTGTATGACTGTAGATTAGAGAGCAAAAACACTACCAAGTGAACAAGGTCACAAATGCATTAATATCGTTGTCATGCAATTGTCCTTATACAACATAAAAAAGCAGGAACATACTGAAATTCTAACGAGCGTTTGTTCCTTAATTAGAACGGGATTAGGatagtatatttttttttattattattattatagttgttGGTTTATTTAATAGCTCATGCTTAGAGTTTACCAAAACCTACGTTGGGTATTTGATGGTATTCCAGCCACAAAATCACTCGGCTTTAATATATTCTAATGCTAAGATTATGATTAAAGCAATATATGGTCGAAGAACTACCACTATTTTTGGTGTAGATTATCCGATTTAGTCCAAATTCGAGGCGGGTAAGACCATAAGGACGATATTTTAACACTACTGCATTCTTAGGGCTTAAACACGAGACCTTTCGTAAAGTTAGAACAATCTCTTGACACTTGACCTACGTGCGCTCATGGCCTCATGGGAACGAAAAATTACCACTATCTAAATTTGTAAGTACATCAAATTCTGTTATATTAAGTGACGCTTAAAATTGTGTACACGAGTAACAAATTAAAGGGATGGATAAGTGAATGACTATCATTTACTTCATTAAGAGTTTGAAATTATTATGAGTCCTAGAATGCTGTTCAAGTGTTTCACTCTAAAAGTCTACAGGGTAGGACGTA
The Silene latifolia isolate original U9 population chromosome 11, ASM4854445v1, whole genome shotgun sequence genome window above contains:
- the LOC141613164 gene encoding uncharacterized protein LOC141613164 yields the protein MFAASPNMFASADSFVKFNGLNYDEWALKIQYTLGIMALDIVILTDEVPTEITPQSSEAEKCHYQAWEKSNRLGLHLMRMTMADNIKPSMPKIEKAREFMLKVKECSQSDLAAKSIVGSLMSELTTKRFDWSQPIHDHVTHMSNLAAKLKTLGMDVSDTFLVQFIINSLPYEFGQFQVNYNTIKDK